Proteins from one Dama dama isolate Ldn47 chromosome 12, ASM3311817v1, whole genome shotgun sequence genomic window:
- the LOC133067219 gene encoding coiled-coil domain-containing protein 117-like: protein MAALGRPFSGLPLSGGSDFLQPPPAFAGRAFPPGTEGAELVPRPGLRATPSSSGGSAARGRISAHSRKKHKREEEEEDCPVRKKRLTEAGLCAGPNDWILCALQDTEGHGVNPCTGGLSAPGLLDVICEEMDQTTGEPQCEVARRRLQEIEDRIIDEDEEVEADRNINRLPSLVLSDTMKTGLKREFDEIFTKKMIESMSRPSMGLVLWKPLPGLLSDKPKPSSDAKNYPGESPTKHAAAGTAFPQRTELFLEPRPTGLPVHNSLETAACTEEEMEL from the coding sequence ATGGCGGCGCTCGGCCGGCCGTTTAGCGGCCTTCCCCTGAGCGGTGGCTCGGACTTCCTGCAGCCGCCGCCGGCCTTCGCCGGTCGGGCCTTCCCGCCGGGGACGGAGGGCGCCGAGCTGGTCCCGCGGCCGGGACTTCGCGCCaccccgagcagctcaggcgggAGCGCGGCGCGCGGACGTATTTCAGCTCACTCTAGAAAGAAACACAagcgagaggaggaggaggaggattgtccagtaagaaagaaaaggctaACTGAAGCAGGGCTCTGTGCTGGTCCTAATGACTGGATTCTTTGTGCACTTCAGGATACAGAGGGTCATGGAGTAAATCCGTGCACTGGTGGCCTTTCTGCACCTGGCCTGTTAGATGTTATTTGTGAAGAGATGGATCAGACAACGGGGGAACCACAGTGTGAAGTTGCCCGAAGGAGGCTTCAGGAAATTGAGGACAGAATAATTGACGAAGATGAAGAAGTTGAAGCTGACAGAAATATTAATCGTCTCCCCAGCCTTGTCCTTTCTGATACCATGAAAACAGGTTTAAAGAGGGAATTTGATGAAATCTTTACAAAGAAAATGATTGAGTCCATGAGCCGTCCTTCCATGGGGCTTGTGCTCTGGAAACCTCTCCCTGGACTCCTTTCTGATAAGCCAAAGCCGTCATCTGATGCTAAGAACTACCCAGGAGAGAGCCCAACTAAGCACGCAGCTGCTGGCACTGCGTTTCCTCAGAGAACTGAACTGTTCTTGGAACCTCGGCCAACAGGGTTGCCTGTTCACAATAGTTTGGAGACAGCTGCTTGCACAGAAGAGGAGATGGAACTCTAG